A genomic window from Natrinema sp. HArc-T2 includes:
- a CDS encoding DUF4212 domain-containing protein has translation MPDNNSHNSTDKQIETDGGMAGQPAQAHRNTDYLSSEVNLLKPSTLFMRDHLKLVWGTFIVWMLVVWGPVTMTWIAPDVMTQSMPGLGFPLHYFLIAFGAPTGALILSAVYARSRDQLDEKYGIEPAAVGSDSGTTDAAATDGGRDQ, from the coding sequence ATGCCAGATAATAACAGCCACAATTCGACCGACAAACAGATCGAAACGGACGGGGGTATGGCCGGACAACCCGCCCAGGCCCACCGAAATACCGACTACCTCAGCTCGGAGGTGAACCTCCTGAAGCCGAGCACGCTGTTCATGCGCGATCACCTGAAGCTCGTCTGGGGGACGTTCATTGTGTGGATGCTCGTTGTTTGGGGACCGGTGACGATGACGTGGATCGCACCGGACGTCATGACGCAGAGTATGCCAGGGCTCGGCTTCCCACTTCACTACTTCCTCATTGCGTTCGGTGCCCCGACCGGGGCATTGATCCTGTCGGCGGTCTACGCCCGCTCTCGGGACCAACTGGACGAAAAATACGGAATCGAGCCTGCCGCAGTCGGTAGCGACAGTGGAACAACGGACGCAGCAGCAACCGACGGAGGTCGTGACCAATGA
- a CDS encoding cupin domain-containing protein: MEKTNQSDIGWKTYDPDETTFRRKELSSAVDASELGCSLYELPPGMRSWPYHYHTANEEALYVLAGEGKLKTDDGLEGLAAGDYVSLPANERGGHRVVNDSEEPLRYLAMSTMNEPDVTVYPEIDKFGVFVGSPPGGRGERTLEGYYHIDDETEYWEE; the protein is encoded by the coding sequence ATGGAGAAGACGAACCAATCGGATATCGGCTGGAAGACGTACGATCCCGACGAGACGACGTTTCGGCGGAAAGAACTCTCGAGCGCCGTCGACGCCTCGGAACTCGGCTGTAGCCTCTACGAACTCCCGCCGGGCATGCGCTCGTGGCCCTACCACTACCACACGGCCAACGAAGAGGCACTCTACGTGCTGGCGGGCGAGGGCAAACTCAAAACTGACGACGGCCTCGAGGGCCTGGCGGCTGGCGATTACGTTTCCCTCCCAGCGAACGAGCGCGGTGGCCATCGCGTCGTCAACGACAGCGAAGAGCCCCTTCGGTATCTCGCGATGTCGACGATGAACGAACCGGACGTCACCGTCTACCCCGAGATAGACAAGTTCGGTGTCTTCGTCGGCTCACCGCCAGGCGGTCGCGGGGAACGGACGCTCGAGGGCTACTACCACATCGACGACGAGACCGAGTACTGGGAGGAGTGA
- a CDS encoding universal stress protein codes for MYERILVPTDGSETSEAAVDHALDLAEQYGAEVHALYVVDTDSMSLSLGAEQVDRIEQGQFGEMGEVRERAERATGHVVDRAQERGLESVENVSAGKPHSLISDYIDENDIDLVVMGSHGRSGIKRALLGSVTERTLRSTHIPVLVVDVEGHE; via the coding sequence ATGTACGAACGAATACTCGTTCCGACTGACGGCAGCGAAACGTCCGAAGCGGCGGTCGATCACGCACTCGACCTCGCCGAACAGTATGGGGCCGAAGTCCACGCCCTGTACGTGGTCGATACCGACTCGATGAGCCTGAGCCTCGGTGCTGAACAGGTCGATCGCATCGAACAAGGCCAGTTCGGGGAGATGGGTGAAGTCCGAGAACGCGCCGAGCGTGCCACCGGTCACGTTGTCGACCGCGCCCAAGAGCGTGGCCTCGAGAGCGTCGAGAACGTCTCGGCGGGCAAACCCCACTCGCTCATTTCGGACTATATCGACGAAAATGACATCGACCTCGTCGTCATGGGGTCGCACGGTCGGTCCGGCATCAAGCGTGCGCTTCTCGGCAGCGTCACTGAACGGACGCTTCGGTCGACCCATATACCCGTTCTCGTCGTCGACGTCGAGGGACACGAATAG
- a CDS encoding cation acetate symporter, with amino-acid sequence MMVPLQAEALDISFKLIPAIMIFLMMASFLAIGYVFKVADTEGMWVAGRGIGNIENGMAIGANWMSAASYLGLAGLVALAGFYGLAFIVGWTTGYFVLLIFLAAQMRRFGKYTAPDFVGDRFNSPVARALAAFTTLLIAYVYSVGQARGMGLVGQYVFGLDIIPMIIVMMTITVGYLALSGMLGATKNMAVQYVILIVAFLAGVYVVGWSQGYSTVLPQIEYGALFTELGRQFSEPFLGDNTFYLWVATAFSLIVGTCGLPHVLVRFYTVRSERTARWSTVWGLFFICLLYWSAPAMAAFGVDLFGNTQGAGAYAAEGGMTGAEGDVIVVLAAQFANLPTWFVGLVAAGAMAAAIATTAGLFITASSAVAHDIYTELINPDATQRQQVLIGRATIIVIGALVTVTAFNPPALIGELVAYAFSLAGIVLFPMFFLGLWWENTNKPGALAGMSAGLLIWITSIINSVLPTYIGFLADIAGGEGAAIVPIYAQYVPPIGAALVGTPAVFIITIAVSMVTDEPPMETKRLVRQCHSPEPMGQQQSAQDVVSTDGGEPPADD; translated from the coding sequence ATGATGGTGCCGCTACAGGCCGAGGCGCTTGACATCTCGTTCAAGCTGATCCCGGCCATCATGATCTTCCTGATGATGGCATCGTTCCTCGCCATCGGCTACGTGTTCAAAGTCGCCGACACCGAGGGCATGTGGGTCGCCGGTCGGGGTATCGGGAACATCGAGAACGGGATGGCGATCGGTGCCAACTGGATGTCGGCCGCCTCGTATCTCGGACTCGCGGGACTCGTTGCCCTCGCCGGGTTCTACGGACTGGCGTTCATCGTCGGCTGGACGACGGGCTACTTCGTGTTGCTCATCTTCCTGGCCGCACAAATGCGTCGGTTCGGCAAGTACACCGCACCCGACTTCGTCGGTGACCGCTTCAACTCGCCGGTCGCACGAGCGCTTGCGGCCTTCACGACGCTGTTGATCGCGTACGTCTACTCGGTCGGACAGGCCCGCGGCATGGGGCTGGTGGGCCAGTACGTCTTCGGGCTCGACATCATCCCGATGATCATCGTGATGATGACGATCACCGTCGGCTACCTGGCACTGTCTGGAATGCTGGGAGCGACGAAGAACATGGCCGTCCAATACGTCATCCTCATCGTCGCGTTCCTCGCGGGTGTGTACGTCGTCGGTTGGTCGCAGGGATACTCCACGGTGCTCCCCCAGATCGAGTACGGGGCGCTCTTCACCGAACTGGGCCGCCAGTTCTCGGAACCGTTCCTCGGCGACAACACGTTCTACCTCTGGGTGGCCACGGCGTTCTCGCTCATCGTCGGTACGTGCGGTCTCCCGCACGTGTTGGTTCGGTTCTATACGGTCCGGAGCGAGCGGACCGCTCGCTGGTCGACCGTCTGGGGCCTGTTCTTCATCTGCCTGCTATACTGGTCCGCGCCGGCAATGGCGGCCTTCGGCGTCGATCTCTTCGGAAATACCCAAGGAGCCGGTGCCTATGCGGCTGAGGGCGGCATGACGGGCGCGGAGGGCGACGTCATCGTCGTGCTGGCCGCGCAGTTCGCCAATCTCCCGACGTGGTTCGTCGGACTCGTGGCCGCAGGGGCGATGGCCGCGGCCATCGCGACGACCGCCGGGCTGTTCATCACCGCCTCCTCGGCAGTCGCACACGACATCTACACCGAGCTGATCAACCCTGACGCGACCCAGCGCCAGCAGGTCCTCATCGGCCGCGCCACCATCATCGTCATCGGCGCGCTGGTGACCGTCACTGCGTTCAACCCGCCGGCACTCATCGGCGAACTGGTCGCATACGCGTTCTCGCTGGCCGGGATCGTGCTGTTCCCGATGTTCTTCCTTGGTCTGTGGTGGGAGAACACCAACAAGCCGGGTGCGCTGGCCGGCATGTCCGCCGGTCTGCTCATCTGGATCACGTCGATCATCAACAGCGTGCTGCCGACCTACATCGGCTTCCTGGCCGATATTGCTGGCGGTGAAGGGGCAGCTATCGTCCCCATCTATGCCCAGTACGTGCCGCCTATCGGGGCGGCGCTCGTTGGGACGCCGGCAGTGTTCATCATCACCATCGCCGTTTCGATGGTGACTGACGAACCACCGATGGAGACCAAACGACTGGTCCGGCAGTGTCACAGTCCCGAACCGATGGGCCAGCAACAGTCCGCACAGGACGTCGTGAGTACCGACGGCGGAGAACCACCTGCAGATGACTAA
- a CDS encoding cupin domain-containing protein yields the protein MRKMNKSDAPALTRNDGLVSHILNSRHDDPETELTITWVDIDPGARQVLHEHDPEQAYVILAGTGIMTVGDEERAVEAGDLVHIPANTEHGLENTGDRTLEYVSAATPAFPAAEVDEFYEQ from the coding sequence ATGAGGAAAATGAACAAATCCGACGCGCCGGCACTCACTCGCAACGATGGGCTGGTCTCTCATATCCTCAACTCACGCCACGACGACCCGGAGACCGAGCTGACGATCACCTGGGTCGATATCGACCCGGGTGCACGGCAAGTACTCCACGAGCACGATCCGGAACAGGCCTACGTCATCCTTGCTGGAACCGGTATCATGACCGTCGGCGACGAGGAACGCGCCGTCGAGGCCGGCGATCTCGTGCACATTCCGGCGAACACCGAACACGGCCTCGAGAACACTGGTGACCGAACACTCGAGTACGTCTCCGCTGCAACGCCGGCGTTTCCGGCAGCCGAAGTCGACGAGTTCTACGAGCAGTAG
- a CDS encoding outer membrane lipoprotein carrier protein LolA, producing the protein MNRRRILAVGATVALAGCVSYPGRDDPPSSEDLVRDAIETRRRMTNLQARRTMTVETPDETVERTERIARKPPAKQRIEVRESTDPDVPVGAVTVTNRATTWEYNPSTAIVDKQYHPNKVDTDRTRLVLESLLEESRLGYEGSEMIDGREAHVIETKPPTDDIGPAISLVVGETTFVVPLRATGDPDAMDVTRTVWIDDEYRYPIKERNTVSIDGETRHELAVTYTDLAIDVGLEPGTFTYDPPNDATVVTDGRKPLGVFESRAAAADVAPYDLPEPAIPASYTLDRVTVVEKAERFGTTTTLWYNDPNVVARELYVAVREVQRFSPDVLEEIEFDGHTAYRRDGRIQSVFWTCDELNYEVSSLTDDAPLLEIASSIGCP; encoded by the coding sequence ATGAATCGTCGGCGGATCCTCGCCGTCGGAGCGACGGTCGCACTCGCCGGCTGTGTCAGCTATCCGGGTCGCGACGATCCTCCCTCGAGCGAGGACCTCGTCCGTGATGCGATCGAGACACGCCGCCGCATGACCAACCTGCAGGCCCGTCGAACGATGACGGTCGAAACGCCCGACGAGACCGTCGAACGAACCGAGCGCATCGCGCGCAAACCGCCGGCCAAACAGCGCATCGAGGTCCGCGAGTCGACCGATCCCGACGTCCCAGTTGGTGCTGTAACCGTGACCAACCGAGCCACGACATGGGAGTACAACCCGTCGACAGCGATCGTCGACAAACAGTATCATCCGAACAAGGTCGATACCGATCGGACGCGGCTCGTTCTCGAGAGCCTCCTCGAGGAGTCCCGCCTCGGCTACGAAGGGAGTGAAATGATCGACGGTCGCGAAGCACACGTTATCGAGACGAAGCCACCAACCGACGATATCGGGCCGGCGATCAGTCTCGTCGTCGGAGAGACGACTTTCGTCGTGCCACTCCGGGCGACCGGCGATCCCGACGCGATGGACGTCACCCGGACCGTCTGGATCGACGACGAGTATCGGTATCCGATCAAGGAGCGAAACACGGTCAGCATCGACGGCGAAACCCGTCACGAACTGGCCGTCACGTACACCGATCTCGCGATCGACGTGGGGCTCGAGCCGGGAACGTTCACGTACGACCCGCCGAACGACGCGACCGTCGTCACCGACGGACGCAAGCCGTTGGGCGTCTTCGAGTCGCGAGCGGCTGCCGCAGACGTCGCTCCGTACGACCTGCCGGAGCCGGCGATCCCGGCGTCGTACACCCTCGATCGAGTCACCGTCGTCGAGAAAGCAGAGCGGTTCGGGACGACGACGACGCTGTGGTACAACGATCCGAACGTGGTCGCACGCGAACTCTACGTGGCCGTCCGGGAGGTCCAGCGGTTCAGCCCCGACGTGCTCGAGGAAATCGAGTTCGACGGCCACACAGCCTACCGTCGCGATGGGCGGATTCAGAGCGTGTTCTGGACCTGTGACGAACTGAACTACGAAGTCTCGAGTCTCACCGACGATGCACCGCTGCTCGAGATCGCCTCGTCGATCGGCTGTCCCTGA